The Synechococcus sp. RS9916 DNA segment GTTGCCCGAAGAGGGTTGTGCACTCTTACTGGGATGCCGGCAGCCTTCGGGGTGGCTGCTCCAGCACATCTGGCCCTGCCGCAATGTCTGGCACCCAGGCATCGCAGCGTTGCCGGAAGCAGTAGGGGAATGCATGGATGGCACCCCGCCTCCGTCCCGTTGCAATCGGTTCGCCTTGGATCCGCGGGAGCAGCTGTTGGCGCAGCGTTGGGCGCGGCAACGCGGCTTCGACGTGATTGGGACTGCCCATTCCCACCCCCAGGGGAATGCGACCCCATCCCGGCGCGATCGGGACTGGTTGCGCTTCCCGTCGTTGATGGTGATTCAGGGGGCTGACCTGCGGCTGCGGGCCTGGTGGCTCGAACCTGAGACGGCCCTTTGCACGGCCCTGGTGAAAGACACTGACGAAAGTGATCTCCCACTGCGCAGTGTCTGATGACCCCGGGTTCCCATCCAACCTCAGTGCTGATCTCAGCGCAGAGGAACGGGCCCGCTACGCCCGGCATCTGACCCTGCCCGAGGTGGGGCTTGAGGGTCAACGCTGCCTGAAGGGGGCATCCGTGTTGTGTGTGGGCAGTGGTGGCCTGGGATCCCCTCTGCTGCTCTACTTGGCTGCCGCCGGAGTCGGCCGCCTCGGAATTGTGGATTTCGATGTGGTCGACCACTCGAATCTGCAGCGACAAGTCGTCCATGGCACGGCCACGGTCGGAATGGCCAAAACGAGCTCAGCGCGGCATCGGATTGAGGACCTCAACCCCCACTGCCGTGTCGAGGAGCACAACCTGAAGCTCACGGCAGCCAATGCTCTCGAGCTGCTGGCCTCCTACGACTTGGTCTGTGATGGCACCGATAACTTCCCTAGCCGCTACCTGATTAACGATGCGTGCACCTTGTTGGGCAAACCTTGCATCTATGGCTCTGTTCAGGGATTTGAGGGGCAGGTGAGCGTGTTCAACCTCACCGCCTCCAGCCCTAACTATCGCGATCTGGTGCCTGAGCCTCCACCGCCAGGTCTGGTGCCCTCCTGTGCCCAGGGAGGTGTTCTGGGTGTGATGCCGGGTCTGATTGGGATCCTGCAGGCCACGGAAGCCATCAAGGTGATTACTGGAATCGGCAGGCCACTCGATGGGCGCTTGCTGCTGGTCGATGGGCTGGCCATGCGTTTTCGCGAGTTGCAACTGCAACCGATCCCTGGCCGGCCTCAGGTCAAGCAACTGATTGACTACGAAGCGTTCTGCGGCGTGACTGGCGCCGCATCTGAAGAGGTGGCTGCCATGGACAGCATCAACGTGCAGGAGCTCAAACAGCGCCTTGATGGGGGCGAGGCCCTCGTGCTGCTCGATGTGCGCAATCCGCCTGAAGCGGAGGTGGCGGTGATCCCCGGAGCCGAATTGATTCCCCTGGCCACGATCGAAAGCGGTGAAGCGGTTGAGCGGATTCGCGACCTCGCTGCGGGCAAGAGTCTTTACGTGCATTGCAAGCTCGGGGGGCGCTCCGCCAAAGCCGTGGCCCTGCTGGCAGGGCATGGGATCGATGCCATCAACGTGGCCGGGGGGATCGACGCCTGGTCGCAGCAGGTGGATCCCACTGTTCCCCGCTATTAATCGCGAAACGTCTCAGTAATCCACGCCGCGCTTGAGGTCGACCCCTTGCTCGGCGTAATGCTTGTGGCACACCATCTCGGAGTGGACACTGGCGAGATCGAAGTAGGCGGGAGGGTTCTTGCAGCGGCCGGTGATGATCACTTCGGTCTCGGCCGGTTTACGCAGCAGCGTTTGCATGATCGGCTCCACCGGCAGCAGTTCGAGATCCACGCTCGGGTTGAGCTCGTCGAGAATGACCGTTTTGTAGAGGCCGCTGGAGATGGCAGCGCGGGCAATTTCCCAGGCCCGTTCCGCTTCCACGTAGTCGATCGGTTCCTGCTGGCCTCGCCAGACGATGGCGTCGCGGCCGGAACGCAGATGGTCGACCAGGTGGGGGTAGCTCTCCCGTAGGGCCGCGATGGCGGCGTCTTCGGTGTAGCCGGTGCCGCCTTTGAGCCACTGGAGAATCAGCACACGATGGCTCTTGTCCTGGCTGATACCGCGCCCGATCGCTTGCAACGCCTTGCCAAGAGCGCTGGTGGATTTGCCCTTGCCTTCTCCGGTGTAGATCTCGATCGCTCCCTGCGCATCGAACCGTTGCGCATCCCCCGGGTCGGGGCGGCGGTGGGCGCGCATTTCTGAGTGCAGATCCGCCATCTGCACCAGAGGCCGGGGTGCACCCCGGCCAGTGACGATGATTTCCATCCCCTCAGGCCGAGCCTGCAGGCTGCGCACCACATCATCGATGTCAAGCAGCCCGAGATCCAGCACGGGATTCAGCTCATCGAGCACCACCACGGAATAGAGGGCACTGGCGATGGCGCCCTTGGCGATGTCCCAGCCCCGCTGCGCTTCCTGGCGGTCGAAACGGGTGACATCCTCCGCTCCAAAATGCTCACCGCGGCCGGTGCGCACCTGATCGATCAGATGGGGGAAGCCCTGTTGAAGGGCTTCGATCGCGGCGTCTTCGTCGTAAGCACGACCCGGGCCCTTGAGAAAGCGCAGCAAAAGCACCCGGGTGCGGCGCTGTTCGCAGATGCCCAGACCGATGGTGCGCAAGACGACGCCAAGGGCGGCCTGGCTCTTGCCTTTACCCTCGCCGTCATACACGTGCAGTTGCCCGAGACTGCGCTCACGGCTGTCAGCGGCGGTGACGATGCCGACGGCTGGTCTGCGATTCCCTGCCATGGACCGACCGGACGTTCCCGGAGCTTACCGAGTGCAGGCCTTTTGCGGTGTTCTGACCGGCACGGCGTTGCCGATGGCCACCAATGCCTAGCTTGGCGCCAGAATTCACTCCTGCCAGGCGCCCGTGGTTGAAGTCAACGCATCGTCGCCGGGGGTGCCGTCCACAGGGTCGCTGATGCGTCAGCTCGAGCCGTTGCAGGCAGATGACCAACGTCAGTTGGAGCGTCTGCGCCACGAGATCCGTGCCTACGGGCGGGTCGTTGTGGCGTATTCCGGCGGGGTGGACAGTGCGCTGGTGGCCACCATCGCCCAGGAGCAGTTGGGTGCCCAGGCCACGGCGATCACGGGCGTTTCTCCCGCTCTGGCTCCCCATTTGCTGCAGGAAGCCCGCCAGCAGGCGGCCTGGTTGGGCCTGCGCCATCAGGAAGTGGCCACCGAAGAACTCAAGGATCCGCACTACAGCAGCAACCCCACCGACCGCTGCTTTGCCTGCAAACGGGAGTTGCATCGCCACCTGGGGCCTCTGGCCGCGGCGGCCGAGGGGGCGCAGGTGCTTGATGGTGTCAACGCCGACGACCTCAGTGACCACCGGCCAGGCATCCAGGCGGCTCGGGAGGCTGGGGTGATGTCTCCCTTGGCGGATCTCGGCATCACCAAAATGCAAGTCAGAGAGCTGTCGAAGGCGCTGGGGTTGCCGTGGTGGGATAAGCCAGCCCAACCCTGTCTGGCCTCACGTTTCCCCTATGGAGAGGGAATCAACGCCGAACGCCTGCAGCGGGTCGCCCAGGCCGAGGCGTGGTTGATCGCCCGCGGCTTCGCTGCAGTGCGGGTGCGCAGCCAGGGCCTGGCAGCTCGCATTGAGGTGCCCGCCGATCAGATTGTGGCCTTGGCGCAGCATCCGGAGCGGGATGCGTTGGTGGAGGCGTTTTTGGATCTGGGATTCACGGCCGTCAGCCTGGATTTGGAGGGGTTGGTCAGCGGCAAACTCAATCGCTGAAGCGGTCGTGATTGGTGTCGCTTCGTCGCGGGGGTGTGACGGCCGACGGCAGGGTTGGACCGCTCTGGATACCTTCCCAATAGAAGCACTCCTTCCATGGGGATTCATCGCTCCAGGCATCACCTGATCGACAGCGGCGAGCAGGCGCTCGTCGATGCGATGGTCGATCCCCTTCCGCGGGATCACTTCCCTGTCGATGGCCGCGCTGCGGACACCACCGTTCAACTGCTGAAGGAAGAGTTGTTGCTTGATGGCAACAGCAAGCAGAACCTGGCCACGTTTTGCCAGACCTATCAGGGCTCTGCAGCGATGGAACTGATGGCCCTCGGCGTGGATAAAAACCTGATCGACAAAGACGAATACCCCCAGACCGCTGAGGTGGAGCGTCGTTGCGTGTCGATGATGGCCGATCTGTGGAATGCCCCGGGGGAGGCTATTGGGTGTTCCACCATCGGCAGCAGCGAAGCCTCAATGCTGGGGGGGATGGCCGCGAAATGGCGGTGGCGCAAGAAGCGACAGCAGGCAGGCCTGCCCACCGATCAACCCAATATGGTTTGCGGCAGCGTGCAGATCTGTTGGAAGAAATTTGCCCGCTACTGGGATATCGAGATGCGGGAGCTGGAGATGCGTCCCGGAGATCTGTGCATCACCCCTGAGCGGGTGCTGGAGGCCGTGGATGAAAACACCATCTTTGTGGTGCCCACGCTGGGGGTGACTTATCACGGCCTTTACGAGGATGTGGAGGCCATCAGCCGTGCCCTCGACGACTACCAGGCCCGCACCGGCATTGACATTCCGATTCACGTCGATGGAGCGAGTGGTGGTTTTCTTGCTCCGTTCTGTGCCCCTGATCTGCCGCCCTGGGATTTCAGGCTGGAGCGGGTCAAGTCGATTAATGCATCAGGCCACAAGTTCGGTCTTGCCCCCTTAGGTGTGGGTTGGGTGATGTGGCGTAGTCCGGAGGATCTGCCCGATGAGCTGGTGTTTCACGTCAGCTATCTGGGTGGCGACATGCCCACGTTTCAAATCAACTTCTCACGGCCTGCCGGGCAAGTGATTGCGCAGTACCACGAGTTTGTGCGTCTCGGCCGCGAGGGTTACCGGCTCCTGCATCAGGCCAGCCACAGCAATGCGCAATACGTCGCCAAGGCCCTCGGGCAGATGGGGCCTTTCCAGCTGATTCACGACGGCGCACCTGAGAAGGGCATACCCACGGTGGTGTGGACGCTCAAGGAGGGGGTGGACCCCGGGTTCAACCTCTATGACCTTGCGGATCGGCTGCGGATGCGTGGTTGGCAGGTGCCGGCTTATCCCTTCACCGGCGATCTCGCCCATCATGCGTTTCAACGCATCCTGGTGAAGCGCGATTTCACCCGCGAAATGGCCGATCTGCTGCTGGATGACATCCGGACGGCATTGGCCCATTTCCAGAAGCACCCGATCACCAGCAATCTGCAGGCATCGGAAGCGGCGTCCTACAACCACCTCTGATCCAAGCCAGTTCAGCGCCATCAAAAACCCGTGGTCAGCGGATGCCGGCCACGGGTTTGGAGGTTTTTGTGTGCTGCCTGTGTTCAGGCCAGCGACGCGATCAATTGGGGATCGCGCTGCGCATTGGCCACGGCTGCTGGAGTTTCCCGCAGGAAGCTCTTGAGCTGGTGGCGTTGAGCGCCAAGGGCGCAGCGCAGAACATCACAGGCCCGTTCGGGCATGGTGTGATCGCCGCAGGTGAACACATCAACAGCTGCGTAGCCGTTTTCAGGCCAGGTGTGGATGGAGATGTGGGATTCAGCCAGGAGAGCCAGTCCCGTCACGCCCTGCGGTTCGAACCGGTGGGTGATCAGGTTGAGCAGGGTTGCACCAGCACTTTTGGCTGCTGTGGTGATGGTGTCCCTGAGGAAGGCTTCGTCGTCGAGCTTGGCGTGGTCGCAGTCGTAAAGCTCGAGAATGCAGTGTTTGCCCACCATATCGGTGGCACTGGGCGCAGTGGAACTGAGGGCCGAAGGGGTTGCTCCGCCGCCCCATCCCGGGTTGGGATGCAGGCAAGACAGGTTCTGCTTCATCAGGATTCAGATGAAAAGAGTTCGTAACGTTACCTCAGGTTTCCTTCAGGTTTCAACGTTCCTGCGTCCACCACCTGGGATTGCCTGCACCAGTCCCCTTCGAAGGCGTCCAGGTGGGTGGCGCTGACAAGGCATTGGTGCTCGTCGCCCACAGCTTCCAGCAGGGTGAGCTGGCGTTCGGGGTCCAGCTCGGCCAGCACGTCATCCAGCAGCAACAGAGGCGGCTGACCCCACAGTTCCCCCACGAGTTCCAGTTCCGCTAGCTTCAGGGCCAGCACCAGGGTGCGTTGCTGGCCAGCCGAGCCGAAGCGCCGGGCTGGGTTGCCATTGAGGTCGAGGCTGATCTCATCGCGGTGCGGCCCGACCCGGCAACTACCCAGTCGCTCCTCCTCGCTGCGCTGCAATTTCAGTTGTTCGCCAATCGCTAATCGCCAGGGTTCTTCCGCTTCCTCCCCTTCCAGCCGGCTGCCCGGTTGATAACGCAGGGTCAGCTGTTCGTTCCCTTGGCTGAGATGGGTCTGCCACTGGCTGGCCAAGGGCTCCAGTCGGGCCAGGGCTCGGCGTCTGCGGCGGTGGATCCGGGTGCTGATCAGCGCCATCTGCAGGTCAAAAGTGTCGAGCAGAGCGTCCCGTTCCGCCGAGGGCATCCCGCGTCCACGACGCCAGAGTTGGGCGCGCTGACGCAGCAGCCGGCTATAGCGACTGATCAGCTCGGCATAGATCGGCTCCAGCTGCAAGACCACGCGATCCAGCCATGACCGACGCAGTGCCGGTTCGCCGCGCACGAGATGCAGATCGAGGGCGCTGAAGCCTACGCAGCGCAGCGGTCCGATCAGATCCAGCTGACGTTCCAGGTTTTTGCCGTTGCGCTTTGCTTGACGACCTCCTTTGCGTCGCAGCTGGAGCTCCAGCTCGTCGTGATCGACGGTGCGGGCCTTGAGCCGTGCTTCGCGGGCATCCCAATGGATCAGGTCTTGATCTTGGCTGGCCCGGTGCGACCGCAGGCTGCCGAGCAGCTCGACCGACTCCAGCAAATTGGATTTCCCCACACCATTGCGACCAATCACCAAGAGGCGAGGTGCCTCAATCTCCAGCTGCAAATTGCTGTAGTTGCGAAACCCCTGCAGTTCCAGCTGGAGAAGCCGAATGGGTCCGGGTGCGGCGTGTCGCTAAGGTACCTGCACCGGAGCGGCCTGCGGGCTGACTTCACGCAGCGGCATCAGCCGATGTGGGCATGTAGCTCAGTTGGATAGAGCATCAGATTCCGGTTCTGAGGGTCGCAGGTTCGAGTCCTGCCATGCTCGTGATCAGGCTCCACCGGTTATCGGAGCCTTAACCCCATGGCTCTGATGCCACCGGGGTCCAGTACAAAACCTTGGCTCTTCAGGGCTTCCAGTGCTGCTGGGGGAGCGGCAATCGAGATGCTGCATCCAGGCAACTCCTTGCGCAGGCTGCTCAATGACCTGTGCACCAGCACCGCCAGGAGCGCGGCCTGATGGGGGCCTGGGCGGGCCGCCAGATTCCACAAGTTGGCGTTCAGTGCCTTGTCGCTGGTGATGCGTACAAACCCCATCAGTTCGCCGCTTTCGCAGTCAAGGATGCAGAGTTGGCCATAGCTGTTCTGCAAGGCGGCGGCCCATCGATCAGCGGGAGGGATCGCTTCATTGCATGCCGCTAAGAGCTGATTGATAGCTTCAGCTGAGGGGATGTAGTCGTTGCGGAGTTCAAAGCCCCCGGGCAGGGCGGGGGCTGGGGGTTGCTGACGAAAGGGAAGGAAGGACACTCAGCCTGTGTTGCGCATGCCGGCAGCGATGCCATTGATGGTGAGCAGCGCCCCGCGCAACAGTTCGCTGCGGCTGTAAGTGCGGCCATCGCTATCACCTGACGTTGCCTCCCGCATGGGGGGCTGCCGGTTTTGGTCGCGCAGGCGGCGCAGTAACGCGACCTGCAGGAATCCAAGCGGCACAATCGTGCGATTGCGCAGATCGACAGACAGTTGGAGGCCAGGATCGCCATCGAGTAGACGTTCCTGACCGGTGATGTCGAGCACCAGCTGGAGCGTGAGGGCATGCTCGCGAGCAATGGTGCTGTAGATGCGCTCGAAGGCGTCGCGGTGCTCGCTGCGGCCCAGGCTGGTCACGTAGTGACGGGCCAGTTCGAGATCCACCTTGGAGAGAGTCATCTCCACTTTGGAAATCAACATTCGGAAGAAAGGCCAGCGTTGATGCAATCGCCGCAGGACATCCAGTTGTTCGGGGTCTGAAGCCACTTCTTCTGCCAAGGCCGTGCCGACACCAAACCAGCTGGGGAGCAGGAAACGACTTTGGGTCCAGCCGAACACCCAAGGGATGGCTCGCAGACTGGAGAGATCCTTCGCCCCCGTTTTGCGCCGTGCTGGGCGACTGGAGATCTGCAGTTTGCTGATTTCTTCGATCGGTGTGACCTGCTGGAAGAAGGCCACCAGATCGGGATTGTCATGCACCAGAGCCCGGTAGTGGCTGCGTGATCGCGCGGCGAGTCGGGCCATCAGTTCGTTCCAGCTCGGGGTGGCATCGAGCTGGTTGGTGACCAGGCTGTTTTGCACAACAGCGGTACTCACCGTCTCGAGGTTGTACAGCGCCAGTTCGGGCAGGCTGTATTTCGACGCCAGCACTTCACCCTG contains these protein-coding regions:
- a CDS encoding M67 family metallopeptidase translates to MLVERIGQPAETPWSLAFDPEVLIILRSTLQVALPEEGCALLLGCRQPSGWLLQHIWPCRNVWHPGIAALPEAVGECMDGTPPPSRCNRFALDPREQLLAQRWARQRGFDVIGTAHSHPQGNATPSRRDRDWLRFPSLMVIQGADLRLRAWWLEPETALCTALVKDTDESDLPLRSV
- the moeB gene encoding molybdopterin-synthase adenylyltransferase MoeB, with the translated sequence MSDDPGFPSNLSADLSAEERARYARHLTLPEVGLEGQRCLKGASVLCVGSGGLGSPLLLYLAAAGVGRLGIVDFDVVDHSNLQRQVVHGTATVGMAKTSSARHRIEDLNPHCRVEEHNLKLTAANALELLASYDLVCDGTDNFPSRYLINDACTLLGKPCIYGSVQGFEGQVSVFNLTASSPNYRDLVPEPPPPGLVPSCAQGGVLGVMPGLIGILQATEAIKVITGIGRPLDGRLLLVDGLAMRFRELQLQPIPGRPQVKQLIDYEAFCGVTGAASEEVAAMDSINVQELKQRLDGGEALVLLDVRNPPEAEVAVIPGAELIPLATIESGEAVERIRDLAAGKSLYVHCKLGGRSAKAVALLAGHGIDAINVAGGIDAWSQQVDPTVPRY
- a CDS encoding cob(I)yrinic acid a,c-diamide adenosyltransferase, which translates into the protein MAGNRRPAVGIVTAADSRERSLGQLHVYDGEGKGKSQAALGVVLRTIGLGICEQRRTRVLLLRFLKGPGRAYDEDAAIEALQQGFPHLIDQVRTGRGEHFGAEDVTRFDRQEAQRGWDIAKGAIASALYSVVVLDELNPVLDLGLLDIDDVVRSLQARPEGMEIIVTGRGAPRPLVQMADLHSEMRAHRRPDPGDAQRFDAQGAIEIYTGEGKGKSTSALGKALQAIGRGISQDKSHRVLILQWLKGGTGYTEDAAIAALRESYPHLVDHLRSGRDAIVWRGQQEPIDYVEAERAWEIARAAISSGLYKTVILDELNPSVDLELLPVEPIMQTLLRKPAETEVIITGRCKNPPAYFDLASVHSEMVCHKHYAEQGVDLKRGVDY
- the larE gene encoding ATP-dependent sacrificial sulfur transferase LarE, whose product is MRQLEPLQADDQRQLERLRHEIRAYGRVVVAYSGGVDSALVATIAQEQLGAQATAITGVSPALAPHLLQEARQQAAWLGLRHQEVATEELKDPHYSSNPTDRCFACKRELHRHLGPLAAAAEGAQVLDGVNADDLSDHRPGIQAAREAGVMSPLADLGITKMQVRELSKALGLPWWDKPAQPCLASRFPYGEGINAERLQRVAQAEAWLIARGFAAVRVRSQGLAARIEVPADQIVALAQHPERDALVEAFLDLGFTAVSLDLEGLVSGKLNR
- a CDS encoding glutamate decarboxylase, which encodes MGIHRSRHHLIDSGEQALVDAMVDPLPRDHFPVDGRAADTTVQLLKEELLLDGNSKQNLATFCQTYQGSAAMELMALGVDKNLIDKDEYPQTAEVERRCVSMMADLWNAPGEAIGCSTIGSSEASMLGGMAAKWRWRKKRQQAGLPTDQPNMVCGSVQICWKKFARYWDIEMRELEMRPGDLCITPERVLEAVDENTIFVVPTLGVTYHGLYEDVEAISRALDDYQARTGIDIPIHVDGASGGFLAPFCAPDLPPWDFRLERVKSINASGHKFGLAPLGVGWVMWRSPEDLPDELVFHVSYLGGDMPTFQINFSRPAGQVIAQYHEFVRLGREGYRLLHQASHSNAQYVAKALGQMGPFQLIHDGAPEKGIPTVVWTLKEGVDPGFNLYDLADRLRMRGWQVPAYPFTGDLAHHAFQRILVKRDFTREMADLLLDDIRTALAHFQKHPITSNLQASEAASYNHL
- the speD gene encoding adenosylmethionine decarboxylase translates to MKQNLSCLHPNPGWGGGATPSALSSTAPSATDMVGKHCILELYDCDHAKLDDEAFLRDTITTAAKSAGATLLNLITHRFEPQGVTGLALLAESHISIHTWPENGYAAVDVFTCGDHTMPERACDVLRCALGAQRHQLKSFLRETPAAVANAQRDPQLIASLA
- the recF gene encoding DNA replication/repair protein RecF, whose translation is MQGFRNYSNLQLEIEAPRLLVIGRNGVGKSNLLESVELLGSLRSHRASQDQDLIHWDAREARLKARTVDHDELELQLRRKGGRQAKRNGKNLERQLDLIGPLRCVGFSALDLHLVRGEPALRRSWLDRVVLQLEPIYAELISRYSRLLRQRAQLWRRGRGMPSAERDALLDTFDLQMALISTRIHRRRRRALARLEPLASQWQTHLSQGNEQLTLRYQPGSRLEGEEAEEPWRLAIGEQLKLQRSEEERLGSCRVGPHRDEISLDLNGNPARRFGSAGQQRTLVLALKLAELELVGELWGQPPLLLLDDVLAELDPERQLTLLEAVGDEHQCLVSATHLDAFEGDWCRQSQVVDAGTLKPEGNLR